From one uncultured Paludibacter sp. genomic stretch:
- a CDS encoding conserved hypothetical protein (Evidence 4 : Unknown function but conserved in other organisms): MIQDKELGNITFELSLKAKRMRAMILPDGIRVVLPKGFSEKDGIKFVESVRGKIRQRQAKIQHKSIVITEEKPLKTLTFAVEVYKTERKDIFSSLKSGVLTIQYPDFLVCEEQKTQEYFWKSINYFLRKEAKRLLPYRTYELAQQFGFRYADVKIQSSKTRWGSCNRKKNINLSFYLLLLPQYLIDYVILHELCHTREMNHSDKFWKEMDSVTNSKSKVLRRELKNYSMPR; the protein is encoded by the coding sequence ATGATTCAGGATAAAGAACTCGGCAACATCACTTTTGAACTTAGTTTAAAAGCAAAACGTATGCGGGCAATGATTTTGCCGGACGGAATTCGTGTGGTTCTTCCCAAAGGGTTTTCGGAAAAAGATGGGATAAAATTTGTAGAGAGTGTACGCGGTAAAATTCGGCAACGGCAAGCAAAAATCCAACATAAAAGCATTGTTATTACTGAAGAAAAACCGTTAAAAACGCTGACATTTGCCGTAGAAGTATATAAAACAGAAAGAAAGGATATTTTTTCTTCATTAAAATCAGGTGTTTTAACCATTCAATATCCCGATTTTTTGGTGTGTGAAGAACAAAAAACGCAAGAATATTTTTGGAAGAGTATCAATTATTTTCTTCGGAAAGAAGCAAAACGTTTGTTGCCATATCGAACTTATGAGTTAGCTCAGCAATTTGGTTTTCGTTACGCTGATGTTAAAATACAGTCGTCTAAAACACGTTGGGGAAGCTGTAACCGTAAAAAAAACATCAATCTTTCGTTTTATTTACTGCTTTTACCTCAATATTTGATTGATTATGTGATTCTTCACGAACTTTGCCACACACGAGAAATGAATCATAGCGATAAATTTTGGAAAGAAATGGATAGCGTTACAAACAGCAAAAGCAAAGTTTTAAGAAGAGAATTGAAAAATTATTCTATGCCGAGATAA
- a CDS encoding Deoxyguanosinetriphosphate triphosphohydrolase, protein MNWNQLLSPLRLGMETYQDHYRDYRNEFQRDYDRLIFSAPFRRLQNKTQVFPLPGSIFVHNRLTHSLEVSSVGRSLGTIVSRELIKKNPNESDFLSEIGSVVAAACLAHDLGNPPFGHSGEEAIATFFSEGKGHFLKEKMNDVEWKDCTIFEGNANAFRLLTHQFNGRRKGGFVLTYSTLASIVKYPYSSIYADTNKQKFGFFESEKTDFEKIAGELGIPKRKDNPNRFVRYPLVYLVEAADDICYQLMDIEDAHKLRLLTTDETKELMFGFFNDEKKKRREYTLTLVSDTNEQIAYLRSSVIGQLIKECSDVFLANEKSILDGTFEGSLIKQISPISSKAYKTCSEVAVNKIYKSQEVLDIELAGYKIILTLLEHFIEAVLNPQKSYSKQLLNRIPSQYEIRSKTVYGKVQAILDYISGMTDIYALDLYRKIMGMEV, encoded by the coding sequence ATGAATTGGAACCAATTACTTTCGCCGCTCCGTTTGGGAATGGAAACGTATCAGGACCATTACCGCGATTACCGCAATGAATTTCAACGCGATTACGACCGTTTGATATTTTCTGCTCCTTTTCGCCGCCTTCAAAATAAAACACAAGTTTTTCCATTGCCGGGAAGCATTTTTGTACATAACAGGTTGACACACAGTTTGGAAGTGTCCAGTGTAGGACGTTCGCTGGGAACGATTGTTAGTCGCGAGTTGATAAAGAAAAACCCGAATGAATCCGATTTTTTAAGTGAAATTGGTTCGGTTGTTGCGGCGGCATGTTTGGCGCACGATTTAGGAAATCCGCCCTTCGGACATTCCGGAGAAGAAGCTATTGCCACTTTTTTTTCGGAAGGAAAAGGACATTTTTTGAAAGAAAAAATGAACGATGTTGAATGGAAAGATTGTACTATTTTTGAAGGAAATGCCAACGCTTTTCGTTTGCTTACACATCAATTTAATGGTCGTCGCAAAGGCGGATTTGTTCTTACATACAGTACGTTAGCTTCCATTGTAAAGTATCCGTATTCATCAATTTATGCCGATACAAACAAACAAAAATTCGGTTTTTTTGAATCAGAAAAGACTGATTTTGAGAAAATTGCGGGTGAACTTGGAATCCCAAAACGAAAAGATAATCCCAATCGTTTTGTCCGATATCCGTTGGTATATTTGGTGGAAGCTGCCGACGATATTTGTTATCAGTTAATGGATATTGAAGATGCACATAAATTACGGCTCTTAACTACCGATGAAACCAAAGAGTTAATGTTTGGATTTTTTAATGACGAGAAGAAAAAACGGAGGGAATATACATTGACATTAGTTTCCGATACTAACGAACAAATCGCTTATTTGCGTTCATCTGTCATCGGGCAATTGATAAAAGAATGTTCCGATGTATTTCTTGCTAACGAAAAATCAATTCTTGACGGCACATTTGAAGGTTCGTTGATTAAACAAATTTCTCCGATTTCATCGAAAGCTTATAAAACTTGCTCGGAAGTTGCCGTAAATAAAATTTATAAATCGCAGGAAGTACTTGATATTGAACTTGCCGGATATAAAATCATCCTTACCTTGCTCGAACACTTTATTGAAGCCGTTTTAAACCCGCAAAAATCGTATTCCAAACAATTGTTGAATAGAATCCCAAGCCAATACGAAATACGTAGTAAAACCGTTTACGGGAAAGTACAAGCTATTTTGGACTATATTTCAGGAATGACCGATATTTACGCGCTGGATTTATACCGTAAAATTATGGGAATGGAAGTTTGA
- the lolD gene encoding Lipoprotein-releasing system ATP-binding protein LolD, which yields MITAKNIHKSFGDLEVLKGVDIDIKKGEIVSIIGPSGAGKTTLLQILGTLDKPNGGDIKIDNIDVRKMGANEVSKFRNQHIGFIFQFHQLLPEFTALENVTIPALIAGTDAKKANNRAEELLAYLQLSDRLSHKPSELSGGEKQRVAVARALINNPSLILADEPSGSLDTQNKMELHKLLFDLRDKFGLTILIVTHDKELAQLSDRVIEMKDGKISL from the coding sequence ATGATAACCGCAAAAAACATTCACAAAAGTTTTGGCGACCTTGAAGTGCTGAAAGGTGTTGATATCGATATAAAAAAAGGGGAAATTGTTTCCATTATAGGTCCGAGCGGCGCCGGAAAAACTACGCTTTTACAAATTTTGGGAACACTGGATAAACCTAACGGTGGCGATATTAAAATTGATAATATTGACGTGAGAAAAATGGGAGCAAACGAAGTTTCCAAGTTCAGAAATCAACATATTGGTTTTATTTTTCAATTTCACCAACTTTTGCCGGAATTTACCGCGCTTGAAAATGTTACAATCCCCGCTTTAATTGCCGGAACCGATGCTAAAAAGGCAAACAACCGTGCAGAAGAATTACTCGCTTACTTGCAGTTAAGCGATCGCTTATCACATAAACCTTCGGAACTTTCCGGTGGCGAAAAACAACGCGTAGCTGTGGCGCGAGCGCTTATAAACAATCCATCGTTGATTTTAGCCGATGAACCTTCGGGAAGTTTGGACACGCAAAATAAGATGGAGCTTCATAAACTGCTTTTTGACTTGCGTGATAAATTTGGACTAACGATTTTAATTGTTACCCACGACAAAGAATTAGCGCAACTTTCGGACAGGGTAATAGAAATGAAAGACGGGAAAATCAGCTTATAA
- a CDS encoding Polysaccharide biosynthesis protein: MAKEMKTLAKDTAIYGVSSILGKFLNWLLVPLYTYTLEKQADYGIVTNLYAWTALLLVVLTYGMETGYFRFANKETENADKVYGNSLLSVGFTSLLFTVLLIIFNRSIANALGYSNHSEFIWMLGLTVAMDAFSSIPFAYLRFIKRPIAFAAMKFLYIVLNIVLNLFFLVLCPWLMKVAPNSVSWFYDPHYGVGYIFISNLIATTLQTLILSRYMFTAKFEFDFGLLKKILNYSYPLLFLGIAGIANQNLDKILFPFLQIGEQGKADLGVYGAVSKIAMVIMMFTQAFRYAYEPFVFAKNKDKNSLQTYSEAMKFFVIFSLLIFLGMVLYMDLIKFIIKHTYWAGLDVVPIILFSFIFQGIFFNLSIWYKLTDRNHYGAWFSAIGTVIIFVGNIIFVPMYSYWGSAWSAFAGYFIVMLLSYFFGQKFMPINYNLKKLGIYLVLTLVLFGISTFIETRYLIVNLALKTVLMAIFIWYTIKTDFPLKQIPYLNKFSKTK, translated from the coding sequence ATGGCAAAAGAGATGAAAACCCTGGCGAAAGACACCGCCATTTATGGTGTAAGCAGTATTTTAGGAAAATTCTTGAATTGGCTGCTTGTTCCGCTTTACACATATACGTTGGAAAAACAAGCCGATTACGGTATTGTAACCAATTTATATGCCTGGACTGCATTACTATTGGTGGTTTTGACTTATGGAATGGAAACCGGTTATTTTCGATTTGCAAATAAAGAAACGGAAAATGCCGATAAAGTTTACGGAAATTCATTGTTGTCGGTTGGTTTTACTTCGTTGCTTTTTACGGTGTTGTTGATTATTTTTAATCGTTCCATAGCAAATGCGCTGGGCTATTCAAACCACTCGGAATTTATTTGGATGCTTGGTTTAACTGTTGCAATGGATGCTTTTTCTTCCATTCCGTTTGCATATTTGCGCTTTATAAAACGTCCCATTGCGTTTGCCGCTATGAAGTTTTTGTACATTGTTCTAAACATTGTTCTAAACCTTTTCTTCCTGGTACTTTGTCCGTGGTTGATGAAAGTGGCTCCAAATTCAGTTTCTTGGTTTTATGATCCGCATTATGGAGTTGGATATATTTTTATATCAAATCTTATTGCAACCACACTTCAAACGCTGATTTTATCGAGATATATGTTTACGGCAAAATTTGAATTTGATTTTGGACTGTTGAAAAAAATTCTGAATTATTCTTATCCGTTGTTGTTTTTAGGAATTGCCGGAATTGCAAATCAAAATTTGGATAAAATTCTTTTTCCGTTTCTTCAAATAGGCGAGCAGGGAAAAGCAGATTTAGGTGTGTATGGAGCTGTTTCAAAAATTGCAATGGTGATAATGATGTTTACACAAGCATTCCGGTATGCTTATGAACCTTTTGTTTTTGCAAAAAACAAGGACAAAAACAGTTTGCAAACATACTCGGAAGCAATGAAATTTTTCGTTATTTTTTCTTTGCTGATATTTTTAGGAATGGTACTTTATATGGATTTGATTAAATTCATCATCAAACACACCTATTGGGCAGGTTTGGATGTCGTTCCCATTATTTTGTTTTCGTTTATTTTTCAGGGAATATTTTTCAATCTTTCTATTTGGTACAAATTAACGGACAGAAATCATTACGGCGCGTGGTTTTCAGCTATCGGAACAGTTATTATTTTTGTGGGAAATATTATTTTTGTTCCTATGTATAGTTATTGGGGTTCGGCGTGGAGCGCTTTTGCCGGATATTTTATTGTAATGTTGCTTTCGTATTTCTTTGGACAAAAATTTATGCCGATAAATTATAATTTAAAGAAACTTGGAATTTATTTAGTGCTAACGCTCGTGTTGTTTGGCATAAGCACTTTCATCGAAACACGTTATTTGATTGTAAATTTAGCTCTGAAAACAGTATTAATGGCAATATTTATTTGGTACACGATAAAAACAGATTTTCCATTAAAACAAATTCCGTATTTAAATAAATTTTCAAAAACAAAATAA
- the queA gene encoding S-adenosylmethionine:tRNA ribosyltransferase-isomerase — translation MKNFDYTDPIFIEDFNYNLPDERIAKYPLEKRDSSKLLIFKNHQVSEDKFYNIGQYLPENALLVYNNTRVIQARLIFHKPTGARIEVFCLEPISPSDYALSLSSTKSCVWKCLVGNLKKWKEGKLSQEINWNEQKVIFSAEMISTEENTYHIRFSWDDENISFSEILMAVGELPIPPYLHRKTEENDKKTYQTVYSKIEGSVAAPTAGLHFTPEVFKTLKKKNIETEELTLHVGAGTFQPVKSKDITDHTMHAETISVKLETIKHIQQKLGNIVAVGTTSVRTLESLYWIGASPLNLRQLTEDFCVMQVKQWEPYQSHENIPPHQSLQNIIDYLEENQLDTLHADTQIMIKPGYDFKIVDAMITNFHQPKSTLLLLVSAFVKGKWKQIYDYALANDFRFLSYGDSSILFS, via the coding sequence TTGAAGAATTTCGACTATACCGACCCGATTTTTATTGAAGATTTCAATTACAATTTGCCTGATGAACGAATTGCAAAATATCCATTAGAAAAACGCGATTCGTCTAAATTATTGATTTTTAAAAACCACCAAGTTTCAGAGGATAAATTTTACAATATAGGTCAATATTTGCCTGAAAATGCTTTGCTTGTTTACAATAATACGCGCGTAATTCAGGCGCGTTTGATTTTCCACAAACCTACCGGAGCCAGAATTGAAGTGTTTTGTCTGGAACCGATTTCTCCTTCAGATTACGCTTTATCTCTTTCATCTACAAAAAGTTGCGTGTGGAAATGTTTGGTAGGAAATCTAAAAAAGTGGAAAGAAGGAAAACTGTCTCAGGAAATAAATTGGAACGAACAAAAAGTGATTTTTTCAGCTGAAATGATTTCTACGGAAGAAAATACATATCACATCCGTTTTAGCTGGGACGATGAAAATATTTCTTTCTCCGAAATACTGATGGCTGTAGGAGAATTGCCGATTCCGCCTTATTTGCACCGCAAAACGGAAGAAAACGACAAAAAAACATACCAAACCGTTTATTCCAAAATTGAAGGTTCGGTTGCGGCGCCTACGGCAGGACTTCATTTTACTCCGGAGGTTTTTAAAACGCTAAAAAAGAAAAATATCGAAACGGAAGAACTTACGCTTCACGTAGGCGCAGGAACTTTTCAACCGGTAAAATCGAAAGATATTACAGACCACACGATGCACGCCGAAACTATTTCAGTGAAATTAGAAACGATTAAACATATTCAGCAAAAATTGGGAAATATTGTTGCTGTGGGAACTACTTCTGTGCGTACATTGGAAAGTTTATACTGGATAGGAGCAAGCCCCCTAAATCTCCGTCAGCTGACAGAGGACTTTTGCGTGATGCAGGTTAAACAATGGGAGCCTTATCAATCTCACGAAAATATTCCTCCACATCAATCATTACAAAACATCATTGATTATTTGGAGGAAAATCAATTAGATACGCTTCACGCCGATACACAAATAATGATAAAACCGGGATATGATTTTAAAATTGTGGATGCGATGATTACTAATTTTCATCAACCAAAAAGTACATTATTGCTTTTGGTCTCAGCTTTTGTAAAAGGGAAATGGAAACAAATTTACGATTATGCTCTTGCAAACGATTTTCGTTTTTTGAGTTATGGAGACAGTTCCATTTTATTTTCTTAA
- a CDS encoding conserved exported hypothetical protein (Evidence 4 : Unknown function but conserved in other organisms) has protein sequence MKRFLIWIFFVSLFTLSFSQSKSFLSQQKTYARVRLALEEKGDIVNRNLSENNFKTNNLNVLFVAYKGEKDFEIYAKSKTETTYKKIATYNICKLSGVLGPKQKEGDYQVPEGFYYINNFNPSSLYYLSLGINYPNQSDKIKSTFPRLGGDIFIHGKCVTIGCLPMTDDKIKEIYLYALFAKASGQNKIPVYIFPFRMINENLKKYQQSYPQWKDFWNNLKKGYDIFQKEKKELKFSVDKQGNYIF, from the coding sequence ATGAAGAGATTTTTAATTTGGATTTTTTTTGTTTCGCTTTTTACTTTGTCTTTTTCACAAAGTAAGTCATTTTTATCCCAGCAAAAAACATATGCTCGGGTAAGACTTGCATTGGAAGAAAAAGGAGATATAGTCAATCGAAATTTATCAGAAAATAATTTTAAAACAAATAATTTAAACGTACTTTTCGTGGCATATAAAGGCGAAAAGGATTTTGAAATTTATGCAAAGAGTAAAACAGAAACTACGTATAAGAAAATTGCCACGTACAATATCTGTAAACTTTCGGGAGTTTTAGGTCCAAAACAAAAAGAAGGAGACTATCAAGTTCCTGAAGGATTTTACTACATCAATAATTTTAATCCTTCCAGCTTGTATTATTTGTCGCTTGGAATTAATTATCCAAATCAGTCGGATAAAATAAAAAGTACTTTTCCACGATTAGGAGGCGATATTTTTATTCACGGAAAATGCGTTACTATCGGTTGTTTACCAATGACAGACGATAAAATCAAAGAAATTTACTTGTATGCGCTTTTTGCCAAGGCAAGCGGACAAAATAAAATTCCGGTATATATTTTTCCTTTCAGGATGATAAATGAAAATTTGAAGAAATATCAACAAAGCTATCCTCAATGGAAAGATTTTTGGAATAATCTGAAAAAAGGATACGACATATTTCAAAAAGAGAAAAAGGAATTAAAATTTTCAGTAGATAAGCAAGGAAATTATATTTTTTAA
- the rnhA gene encoding Ribonuclease H produces MSKKKEKYYTVWNGNKTGVFCSWKECSDQIKGFPDAKYKSFDTRTEAEEAFSRHWSEFINLQKSENKTIKKSYLDLPVEKQPIRESICVDAACSGNPGKMEYRGVDFKTGMEIFRQGPYEKGTNNIGEFLAIVHALALVKNYEIPIPIYSDSKIAIGWIAQKKCKTKLEENSKNNQLFSIIERAEKWLRENSYKNPILKWQTEIWGEIPADFGRK; encoded by the coding sequence ATGTCAAAAAAGAAAGAAAAATATTATACCGTTTGGAACGGAAATAAAACAGGCGTTTTCTGTTCGTGGAAAGAATGTTCCGACCAAATAAAAGGTTTTCCTGATGCCAAATACAAATCTTTTGACACACGTACAGAAGCGGAAGAAGCTTTTTCAAGACATTGGAGCGAGTTTATCAATCTTCAGAAATCAGAAAATAAGACGATAAAAAAATCTTATTTGGATTTGCCCGTTGAAAAACAACCTATACGTGAAAGTATTTGCGTAGATGCCGCCTGCAGTGGAAATCCGGGAAAAATGGAATATCGCGGAGTGGATTTTAAAACCGGAATGGAAATTTTTCGTCAAGGACCTTATGAAAAAGGCACAAACAATATTGGAGAATTTTTAGCCATTGTACACGCACTAGCGCTTGTAAAAAATTATGAAATTCCCATTCCCATTTACAGCGACAGCAAAATTGCAATCGGTTGGATTGCACAGAAAAAATGCAAAACAAAATTAGAAGAAAACTCCAAAAATAACCAATTGTTTAGTATTATTGAACGGGCTGAAAAATGGCTCAGAGAAAACTCCTATAAAAACCCCATCCTGAAATGGCAAACCGAAATTTGGGGAGAAATTCCCGCTGATTTCGGAAGAAAATAG
- a CDS encoding conserved hypothetical protein (Evidence 4 : Unknown function but conserved in other organisms), protein MEKRVNIAHFFQSMEFEMAKSYLESCGIQCFGRDEIINRAYISNVNDGVKLDVLESQAEEAVGLLLEKGYLKKEDFEPSPEFKWAEKVINFFKK, encoded by the coding sequence ATGGAAAAAAGAGTTAATATTGCACATTTTTTTCAATCAATGGAATTTGAAATGGCAAAATCGTATCTCGAATCCTGTGGAATTCAATGTTTTGGACGGGACGAGATTATAAACCGTGCGTACATAAGCAATGTGAATGATGGTGTAAAACTTGATGTGCTTGAAAGTCAGGCAGAAGAAGCGGTAGGTTTGCTTCTTGAAAAAGGTTACTTGAAAAAAGAAGATTTTGAACCTTCTCCGGAATTTAAATGGGCAGAAAAAGTAATTAATTTTTTCAAAAAATGA
- a CDS encoding conserved hypothetical protein (Evidence 4 : Unknown function but conserved in other organisms) — translation MIKIGDNVRFLNAVGGGKVTRIDEKKGLVYVEDEDGFEVPALERECVVIQAVNEKTNFPVKEFTSKPTQAQSNIPEAKKVIEVEKKEIPIVETAEGETLKALLAFFPADIKQLQTTSYECYLVNDSNYFLYYNFVIGEKNVRKSIANGIIEPNLQEFLAEIKKEELNNWENLRVQILPFKKEKTYTEQSVIDFILKLNTVKFYKLHSFTETEYFDDLCMLIDITKAKQEKQLSEINPEKIKEAIFEKREEKRPRIELKKPKQSEVIEVDLHINQLIDNIAGLSNADMLQYQMEVFHKTLEENKNKRGQKIVFIHGKGEGVLRKEIEKELKSRYKNYYFQDASFREYGFGATMVTIR, via the coding sequence ATGATAAAAATAGGTGATAACGTTCGGTTTTTGAATGCGGTGGGCGGTGGAAAAGTTACACGCATCGACGAGAAAAAAGGATTGGTTTACGTGGAAGACGAAGACGGATTTGAAGTTCCTGCGTTAGAACGGGAATGTGTTGTAATTCAGGCGGTAAACGAAAAAACAAATTTTCCTGTTAAAGAATTTACCTCAAAACCTACGCAAGCGCAATCAAATATTCCTGAAGCAAAGAAAGTTATTGAAGTTGAGAAAAAAGAAATCCCAATTGTAGAAACCGCTGAAGGTGAAACATTGAAAGCGTTGCTGGCATTTTTTCCTGCCGATATAAAACAACTGCAAACCACCTCGTACGAATGTTATTTGGTAAACGACAGCAATTATTTTCTGTATTACAATTTTGTGATTGGAGAAAAAAACGTAAGAAAATCGATTGCAAACGGCATTATTGAGCCCAATTTGCAAGAGTTTTTGGCTGAAATAAAAAAAGAGGAACTCAACAATTGGGAAAATCTGCGAGTGCAAATTCTTCCTTTCAAAAAAGAGAAAACTTATACGGAACAATCAGTAATTGATTTTATACTGAAACTTAACACCGTAAAATTTTACAAACTTCACAGCTTTACTGAAACCGAATATTTCGATGATTTGTGTATGCTGATTGATATTACCAAAGCCAAACAAGAAAAACAATTGTCGGAAATCAATCCTGAAAAGATAAAAGAAGCTATTTTTGAAAAAAGAGAAGAGAAGCGTCCGCGTATTGAACTAAAAAAACCAAAACAATCGGAAGTGATTGAAGTTGATTTGCACATCAATCAACTGATAGATAATATTGCAGGGCTTTCAAATGCCGATATGCTTCAGTATCAAATGGAGGTTTTTCATAAAACATTGGAAGAAAACAAAAACAAACGCGGGCAAAAGATAGTTTTCATCCACGGAAAAGGGGAAGGCGTACTACGCAAAGAAATTGAAAAAGAACTGAAATCACGCTACAAGAATTATTATTTTCAGGATGCTTCGTTTCGTGAATATGGTTTTGGGGCGACAATGGTAACAATAAGGTGA
- the ruvB gene encoding ATP-dependent DNA helicase, component of RuvABC resolvasome (Evidence 2a : Function from experimental evidences in other organisms; PubMedId : 10844644, 10851230, 2842314, 3279394, 9442895, 9973614; Product type e : enzyme): MEEKFDIRNNQNNEKEFENALRPLTFSDFNGQNKIVENLKIFVQAARMRTESLDHVLLHGPPGLGKTTLSNIIANELNVGFKITSGPVLDKPGDLAGLLTSLEPNDVLFIDEIHRLSPIVEEYLYSAMEDYRIDIMIDKGPSARSIQLELNPFTLIGATTRSGLLTSPLRARFGINCHFEYYDDDVLRGIVERSARLLSVEIDKKAAAEIAGRSRGTPRIANALLRRVRDFAQVKGSGKIDLEIAKYALEALNIDKYGLDEIDNKILTTIIDKFQGGPVGLTTIATALSEDPGTLEEVYEPFLIKEGFLKRTPRGREVTELAYKHLGKVKFGDQGTLF, encoded by the coding sequence ATGGAAGAAAAATTTGACATACGAAATAATCAAAACAACGAAAAGGAATTTGAAAACGCTTTGCGTCCGCTTACTTTTTCCGATTTCAACGGTCAGAATAAAATCGTTGAAAATCTGAAAATATTTGTACAAGCAGCGCGTATGCGTACCGAATCGCTTGATCACGTTTTGTTGCACGGACCTCCGGGTTTGGGAAAAACCACTCTTTCCAATATCATTGCGAATGAATTAAATGTTGGTTTTAAAATTACATCCGGTCCGGTTTTGGATAAGCCGGGAGATTTGGCTGGCTTGTTGACAAGTTTGGAGCCAAACGATGTACTTTTTATCGATGAAATCCATCGTTTAAGTCCCATTGTAGAAGAATATTTATATTCGGCAATGGAAGATTATCGTATCGATATAATGATAGATAAGGGACCAAGTGCGCGTTCCATTCAATTAGAATTAAATCCGTTTACATTGATTGGAGCCACAACAAGAAGCGGTTTGCTGACAAGTCCGTTAAGAGCTCGTTTTGGAATTAATTGCCATTTCGAATATTACGATGATGATGTTTTACGAGGTATTGTAGAGCGTTCTGCACGTCTTTTAAGCGTTGAAATCGATAAAAAAGCAGCTGCGGAAATTGCAGGTCGTAGTCGTGGAACGCCTCGTATTGCAAATGCTTTACTGCGGCGTGTGCGAGATTTTGCTCAAGTGAAAGGAAGTGGAAAAATTGATTTGGAAATTGCCAAATATGCGTTGGAAGCGTTGAATATTGATAAATACGGTTTGGATGAAATTGACAACAAAATACTCACAACCATTATTGATAAATTTCAAGGAGGTCCGGTTGGATTAACAACTATTGCTACTGCACTGAGCGAAGATCCCGGAACATTGGAAGAGGTATACGAACCGTTTTTAATTAAGGAAGGATTTTTGAAACGAACTCCGCGTGGACGTGAAGTTACAGAATTAGCTTATAAACATTTAGGAAAAGTGAAATTTGGAGATCAAGGAACATTATTCTAA
- the tcdA gene encoding tRNA threonylcarbamoyladenosine dehydratase, whose amino-acid sequence MDWTQRTELLIGKEGLEKLKNSSVLIVGLGGVGGMAAEMICRAGVGKMTIIDRDTVSETNINRQIIALHSTVNQLKTEIFVKRLSDINPELELNVISDWLDENNTEQILNDGKFDFVVDAIDTLSPKVFLIKTCVEKGIKVVSSMGSGAKMDTSKVKVADISKTNYCPLAKAVRQRLAKIGIKKGVAVVYSDETAKKESVIETDEKYKKSTTGTISYMPALFGLHIAAYVINQLIENNIE is encoded by the coding sequence ATGGACTGGACACAACGCACCGAACTTTTAATAGGTAAAGAAGGATTGGAGAAATTAAAAAACTCATCCGTGCTCATTGTGGGTTTGGGAGGCGTAGGAGGCATGGCAGCCGAAATGATTTGCCGTGCGGGAGTAGGAAAAATGACTATTATTGACAGAGATACCGTGAGTGAAACAAATATTAATCGCCAAATAATTGCATTACATTCCACTGTAAATCAATTAAAAACGGAAATATTTGTAAAAAGATTATCGGATATAAATCCCGAGTTGGAATTAAATGTAATCTCGGATTGGCTGGATGAAAACAATACGGAACAAATTTTAAATGACGGAAAATTTGACTTTGTGGTTGATGCAATAGATACGCTTTCACCAAAAGTATTTTTAATAAAAACTTGCGTTGAAAAGGGAATAAAAGTTGTTTCTTCAATGGGTTCGGGAGCAAAAATGGACACATCGAAAGTGAAAGTTGCTGATATTTCTAAAACAAACTATTGTCCTCTGGCAAAAGCTGTACGTCAACGTTTGGCAAAAATTGGAATTAAAAAAGGAGTTGCTGTTGTTTATTCCGATGAAACCGCAAAAAAAGAAAGTGTTATTGAAACCGATGAAAAATATAAAAAATCCACTACCGGAACCATTTCGTATATGCCGGCGTTATTTGGATTACATATAGCGGCGTACGTTATAAATCAACTCATTGAAAATAATATTGAATAA